The window ATCAATATGGCCCGGTTGAGCCATGTACATCTTGCACTCCGAAATTTTATTACGGGATAATTTTTTTACTTTGCGAAGTAATTGTGAAGTGAATTGATAAATCCCCGTGACAAGCATCACGTATAAACATGTTTGTTTGTGTATTCAATCAAATAACGAGAAATCTACTCCTGTTAAATTGTTTGAAAAATGACTTATTTTATTCGTCAAATTAGGTAGCAATACCTGCGACAGGATGTTTTTTCAGTACTTTGACCTGAATACGAACAATCTGTACACACTATGCATATAATTAGCGAGAATAGAATTCGACTTATCTCACCCTACACCTGCATTCTTCGGAGAATCTATGACTTCTATATTAAGAAGAACAAAAATTGTCACAACGCTTGGCCCTTCAACCGATAAAGACAATGTCCTTGAGGAGATCATCAAAGCGGGAGCCAACGTCGTCCGCATGAACTTCTCTCACGGTACCAGTGAGGATCACATCCTACGTGCGCAAAAAGTCCGTGCCATCGCCGCGAAACTTGGTCGCCAAGTCGCTATTCTCGGTGATCTTCAAGGCCCTAAAATTCGGGTTTCCACATTCAAAGATGGAAAAATTCACCTCAGTGTGGGTGATAAATTCACGCTAGACAGCGACTTACCAAAAGGCGAAGGCAACCAAGAGTCCGTTGGCTTAGATTACAAAGAACTGCCACAAGACGTCTCACCTAACGACATTCTGTTGCTTGACGATGGTCGAGTACAACTACAAGTAACCAGCGTTGAAGGCAATAAAGTTCATACCCGCGTCACTGTTGGAGGCCCTCTTTCCAACAACAAAGGCATCAACAAAAAAGGCGGCGGTCTGTCTGCAGATGCACTAACAGACAAAGACAAGGCCGATATCCTAACGGCGGCTGAAATCAAAGTTGATTACTTAGCAATCTCATTCCCTCGCAACGGCGAAGACATGAACTACGCACGACGCTTGGCTCGCGATGCTGGTTTAGAGGCAAAACTTGTCGCTAAAGTAGAGCGCGCAGAAACCGTCGCAAACAATGAGTCAATTGATGACATCATCCTTGCTTCTGACGTAGTCATGGTGGCGCGTGGCGACCTTGGGGTAGAAATTGGCGATCCAGAACTTATCGGCGTACAGAAAAAGCTGATTCGCCGTGCGCGTAGCTTAAACCGCATTGTTATCACTGCAACCCAAATGATGGAATCTATGATGGCCGCACCGATGCCAACTCGTGCAGAAGTGATGGACGTTGCCAACGCCGTGCTTGATGGTACAGACGCCGTTATGCTCTCAGGTGAAACGGCTGCGGGTTTATACCCAGTAGAAACTGTTAAATCCATGGCAGAAGTCTGCATGGGTGCAGAAAAGATGTCGGAAGCAAGTCTGTCGACTTACCGATTGGACCGCACGTTTGCGACCGCAGAAGAGACCATTGCGATGTCGACCATGTATGCCGCTAACCATATGGAAGGCGTGAAAGCGATGGTGTCACTAACAGAGTCGGGCCGCACAGCACTCATGATGTCTCGCCTAAGTTCTGGCCTACCGATTTTTGCCCTGTCTCGCAATGAATCAACGCTAAACCGGGCAGCATTATACCGTGGCGTTACACCCGTATTCTTTGACTCAAAAGGCGGTGCTGGTTTGACGACAGCTCATGCTGCGATCGTGACATTGAAAGAACAAGGTCTATTGGATGAAGGCGATCTAGTCATCTTCACACAGGGCGATGTGATGGACGTTGTGGGCTCCACAAACTGCATGCGTATCTTGTCGGCATAAGCAGAGTTACTCCCCTCTCAAACAAAAAGAGCCCTTTATTTTATATACTCAATTAAAGGGCTCTTTTTATCTCGTTCGAAAAACTTAGTCTTTCTTATGTCCCCGAGGGAAAGGAACGCGATATCAACGTTGGACGATTGAAAAAACCACCAGTGATTAAGACAACGTCTTCGCTGAAGAACTCAACAGAAATAGGTCTCGAACTGTCTCTTTTTAAATCAGTGACCACTTGGGACATATCAAAAAAGTGTTTCTCAATTAGGCTTTCACTGAATGCCTCTTTCGTATTCTTAACGGCAATATTGTAAGAGCAGAACTCAAACTTATTCTTGTTGCGACCGAGTATCTTGGCGTCAAAAGAGAGCAAGAGTGAGTCTTCGGTGCCCGGCGAGGAGAACTGCATTACAGAAAACTGATTATTGCTAAACTCCATCGAGCTCAAGATATCCAGTTTTATCTTCCCATGTTCTTCTTTATACACTTTGTAATTGTAAATAAACTTGAGATTGTGTTGCTCGCCCTCCGATTTGCTGAGGAAAAAACAACCTAAAGGTAGCAGTGAGCTCAATACGAGAGCGGTATGCGCCTTATTTGAATTGGCTAAGAATTTCTTTAATTTTTTCATCAGCAGTGTCTATCGAAAGTGTGTAGTTATGTGCATATTTTTTACTTGAAGAGTTATTAATGAACAATGAAAAATAGACCTCTCCTTCTTCTTGGCTATAGAAAACAACCATATTCTCATTAATACTTTCTAATGCTGACCATAAGTACTGAGGAACATGGTCACGTTTAGCGTAAATCAACTTCACGCT is drawn from Vibrio campbellii CAIM 519 = NBRC 15631 = ATCC 25920 and contains these coding sequences:
- the pyk gene encoding pyruvate kinase, with product MTSILRRTKIVTTLGPSTDKDNVLEEIIKAGANVVRMNFSHGTSEDHILRAQKVRAIAAKLGRQVAILGDLQGPKIRVSTFKDGKIHLSVGDKFTLDSDLPKGEGNQESVGLDYKELPQDVSPNDILLLDDGRVQLQVTSVEGNKVHTRVTVGGPLSNNKGINKKGGGLSADALTDKDKADILTAAEIKVDYLAISFPRNGEDMNYARRLARDAGLEAKLVAKVERAETVANNESIDDIILASDVVMVARGDLGVEIGDPELIGVQKKLIRRARSLNRIVITATQMMESMMAAPMPTRAEVMDVANAVLDGTDAVMLSGETAAGLYPVETVKSMAEVCMGAEKMSEASLSTYRLDRTFATAEETIAMSTMYAANHMEGVKAMVSLTESGRTALMMSRLSSGLPIFALSRNESTLNRAALYRGVTPVFFDSKGGAGLTTAHAAIVTLKEQGLLDEGDLVIFTQGDVMDVVGSTNCMRILSA